In Oryza brachyantha chromosome 1, ObraRS2, whole genome shotgun sequence, the following are encoded in one genomic region:
- the LOC102702808 gene encoding LEAF RUST 10 DISEASE-RESISTANCE LOCUS RECEPTOR-LIKE PROTEIN KINASE-like 1.2 isoform X2, translated as MPLLPCRRRRLLLLLLFLLAAACRGGDASGDTYDISMCRKEPTYCGEVSISYPFYLANETKDLDGYSNSFCGYPGLAIDCDDGKPTLQLNGTDKYVINNISYGSITSMSLVDQEVAQDNGVCPKVDHNVTFPPGSWLFFPGMSVDYLVFLLGCSFTNPLLPITCNLIGFPGQSYVIPKNQVPQGNWSRVCQRIFEVPVLNYQYVDPNSDAWRRGEYGNVLRQGFQLALNDSGRPTNCTQCEESKGRCGYSQDGVFLGCLCPNGRVSSLRCSSSDTGSKRRTKIIAVAVAIAGTLALVAGATVFVVRKRKYKKVSSSSKLLKYSGSGGTPRSMGAGDMESGSVKDLQTHLFSYEELEEATDSFNDNRELGDGGFGTVYKGILRDGRVVAVKRLYNNSYRRVEQFVNEAAILSRLRHPNLVMFYGCTSSQSRELLLVYEFVANGTVADHLHGQRAQERALSWPLRLSIAVESAAALTYLHAIEPPIVHRDVKTTNILLDSDFHVKVADFGLSRLFPLDVTHVSTAPQGTPGYVDPEYHQCYQLTDKSDVYSFGVVLVELISSKPAVDITRQRNEINLAGMAINRIQKSQLEELVDLELGYESDPATKKMMTMVAELAFRCLQQNGEMRPPIKEVLEVLRGIQELCVAEKDGGKDKKDLDPPLSPDTVHVQWDSRQTTPNPSQ; from the exons ATGCCTCTCCTGccatgccggcggcggcggctgctcctccttctcctcttcctcttggCTGCCGCTTGCCGTGGCGGCGATGCTTCCGGTGACACCTACGACATCTCCATGTGCCGGAAGGAACCAACCTACTGCGGTGAAGTCAGTATCAGCTACCCGTTCTACCTTGCTAACGAGACGAAAGATCTCGATGGCTACAGCAACTCGTTCTGCGGATACCCCGGTCTGGCGATCGATTGTGACGACGGCAAGCCCACCCTGCAACTCAACGGCACCGACAAGTACGTGATCAACAACATCAGCTACGGAAGCATCACCAGCATGTCCCTAGTCGATCAGGAGGTCGCCCAGGACAACGGCGTCTGCCCAAAAGTCGATCACAACGTGACCTTCCCACCGGGTTCATGGCTGTTCTTCCCTGGCATGTCGGTCGACTACCTCGTCTTCCTTCTCGGCTGCTCCTTCACGAATCCCTTACTCCCGATCACCTGCAACCTTATCGGTTTCCCTGGACAGTCGTACGTCATTCCGAAGAATCAAGTACCCCAGGGGAACTGGTCGAGAGTATGCCAGAGAATCTTCGAAGTGCCTGTGCTCAATTATCAATATGTCGATCCAAATAGCGACGCTTGGAGGAGAGGTGAATATGGCAATGTTCTTCGTCAGGGATTCCAGTTGGCGCTGAACGATAGCGGGAGGCCTACCAATTGTACCCAGTGCGAGGAGTCCAAAGGAAGGTGCGGTTATAGCCAAGATGGGGTATTTCTCGGCTGCTTGTGCCCAAACGGGCGAGTGAGCTCTCTCAGGTGCAGTTCCAGCGATACTG GATCGAAGAGGAGGACAAAAATAATAG CTGTGGCCGTGGCAATAGCTGGAACTCTCGCTCTTGTTGCAGGAGCAACCGTCTTCGTCGTTCGCAAGAGAAAGTACAAGAAGGTGAGCTCATCTTCCAAGCTCCTCAAGTACAGCGGCTCCGGCGGGACCCCTCGTTCCATGGGCGCCGGCGACATGGAGTCCGGCAGTGTCAAGGACCTGCAGACTCACCTCTTCAGCTACGAGGAGCTCGAGGAGGCCACCGATTCCTTCAATGACAACAGAGagctcggcgatggcggctTCGGGACCGTTTACAAAG GGATTCTTCGAGACGGGCGCGTGGTGGCGGTGAAGCGGCTGTACAACAACAGCTACCGGCGCGTGGAGCAGTTTGTGAACGAGGCGGCGATCCTGTCGCGGCTGCGCCACCCGAACCTGGTGATGTTCTACGGGTGCACGTCCAGCCAGAGCCgcgagctgctgctggtgtACGAGTTCGTCGCCAACGGCACGGTCGCCGACCACCTGCACGGCCAGCGCGCGCAGGAGCGCGCGCTCTCGTGGCCGCTCCGCCTCAGCATCGCCGTCGAgtccgccgcggcgctcaCGTACCTCCACGCCATCGAGCCCCCCATCGTGCACCGCGACGTCAAGACCACCAACATCCTCCTCGACTCCGACTTCCACGTCAAGGTCGCCGACTTCGGCCTCTCCCGCCTCTTCCCCCTCGACGTCACGCACGTCTCCACCGCTCCCCAGGGCACCCCAGG GTACGTGGATCCAGAGTATCACCAATGCTACCAGCTCACGGACAAGAGCGACGTGTACAGCTTTGGAGTCGTCCTGGTGGAGCTCATCTCGTCGAAGCCGGCCGTGGACATCACCCGGCAGCGGAACGAGATCAACCTGGCCGGCATGGCCATCAACAGGATCCAGAAGAGCCAGCTCGAGGAGCTCGTGGACCTCGAGCTCGGCTACGAGTCCGACCCGGCGACGAAGAAGATGATGACCATGGTCGCCGAGCTGGCGTTCCGGTGCCTGCAACAGAACGGCGAGATGAGACCGCCGATCAAGGAGGTGCTCGAGGTGCTCAGGGGGATACAGGAACTGTGCGTGGCGGAGAAAGACGGAGGCAAAGACAAGAAGGACCTTGACCCGCCGCTCTCTCCCGACACAGTGCACGTTCAGTGGGATAGCAGGCAGACCACTCCTAACCCCAGCCAGTGA
- the LOC102702808 gene encoding LEAF RUST 10 DISEASE-RESISTANCE LOCUS RECEPTOR-LIKE PROTEIN KINASE-like 1.2 isoform X1 gives MSRLCHHGGRELLLTVVVLLLLLAAAVCRGNPTGDTYDTAMCGAQASVNCGDVTVRYPFYLSNATRALPKYANSSTFCGYPGLEIICDGGGRAVMRLGDDNYTVSRIDYAGLTVSLADADVANGSCPLVSHNVTIPPPSSLRLADTVGKLVFFFRCAFGPAVGDAPPKPPTIHPLTCSESSEDEPRPSFLIPASALPPKDWYRGCEAVYDVPVLGGSLPSDANDPAWRRDGYVGALRKGFQVSWDRSKQCAGCELTSGKCGYDQHGKFFGCLCADGLMDSDGCSKISDSTLRLAGSKRRTKIIAVAVAIAGTLALVAGATVFVVRKRKYKKVSSSSKLLKYSGSGGTPRSMGAGDMESGSVKDLQTHLFSYEELEEATDSFNDNRELGDGGFGTVYKGILRDGRVVAVKRLYNNSYRRVEQFVNEAAILSRLRHPNLVMFYGCTSSQSRELLLVYEFVANGTVADHLHGQRAQERALSWPLRLSIAVESAAALTYLHAIEPPIVHRDVKTTNILLDSDFHVKVADFGLSRLFPLDVTHVSTAPQGTPGYVDPEYHQCYQLTDKSDVYSFGVVLVELISSKPAVDITRQRNEINLAGMAINRIQKSQLEELVDLELGYESDPATKKMMTMVAELAFRCLQQNGEMRPPIKEVLEVLRGIQELCVAEKDGGKDKKDLDPPLSPDTVHVQWDSRQTTPNPSQ, from the exons ATGTCACGCCTCTGccaccacggcggccgcgagCTGCTTctcaccgtcgtcgtcctcctcctcctcctcgccgccgccgtttgcCGCGGCAATCCTACCGGTGACACCTACGACACCGCCATGTGCGGCGCGCAAGCTTCCGTCAACTGCGGCGACGTCACCGTCCGGTACCCGTTCTACCTCTCCAACGCGACCAGGGCGCTCCCGAAGTACGCAAACTCGTCCACGTTCTGCGGGTACCCCGGGCTGGAGATCatctgcgacggcggcggcagggccGTCATGCGGCTGGGCGACGACAACTACACGGTGTCTCGCATTGACTACGCCGGCCTCACCGtctccctcgccgacgccgacgtcgccaACGGCAGCTGCCCCCTAGTCAGCCATAACGTGACCATcccgccgccctcgtcgctGCGCCTGGCGGACACCGTGGGCAagctcgtcttcttcttccgcTGCGCCTTCGGCCCGGCAGTGGGCGACGCCCCGCCCAAGCCACCCACCATCCACCCGCTCACCTGCAGCGAGAGCTCCGAGGATGAGCCCAGGCCGTCGTTCCTCATTCCGGCGAGCGCCCTGCCTCCCAAGGACTGGTACCGTGGCTGCGAGGCGGTGTACGACGTGCCCGTGCTCGGCGGCTCCCTCCCGTCCGACGCGAACGACCCGGCGTGGAGGAGAGACGGCTACGTCGGGGCGCTCCGCAAGGGGTTCCAGGTGAGCTGGGACCGGAGCAAGCAGTGCGCCGGGTGCGAGCTAACCAGCGGCAAGTGCGGCTACGACCAGCACGGCAAGTTCTTCGGCTGCCTCTGCGCCGATGGCTTGATGGACAGCGACGGCTGCAGCAAGATATCCGACTCCACCCTGCGTTTGGCCG GATCGAAGAGGAGGACAAAAATAATAG CTGTGGCCGTGGCAATAGCTGGAACTCTCGCTCTTGTTGCAGGAGCAACCGTCTTCGTCGTTCGCAAGAGAAAGTACAAGAAGGTGAGCTCATCTTCCAAGCTCCTCAAGTACAGCGGCTCCGGCGGGACCCCTCGTTCCATGGGCGCCGGCGACATGGAGTCCGGCAGTGTCAAGGACCTGCAGACTCACCTCTTCAGCTACGAGGAGCTCGAGGAGGCCACCGATTCCTTCAATGACAACAGAGagctcggcgatggcggctTCGGGACCGTTTACAAAG GGATTCTTCGAGACGGGCGCGTGGTGGCGGTGAAGCGGCTGTACAACAACAGCTACCGGCGCGTGGAGCAGTTTGTGAACGAGGCGGCGATCCTGTCGCGGCTGCGCCACCCGAACCTGGTGATGTTCTACGGGTGCACGTCCAGCCAGAGCCgcgagctgctgctggtgtACGAGTTCGTCGCCAACGGCACGGTCGCCGACCACCTGCACGGCCAGCGCGCGCAGGAGCGCGCGCTCTCGTGGCCGCTCCGCCTCAGCATCGCCGTCGAgtccgccgcggcgctcaCGTACCTCCACGCCATCGAGCCCCCCATCGTGCACCGCGACGTCAAGACCACCAACATCCTCCTCGACTCCGACTTCCACGTCAAGGTCGCCGACTTCGGCCTCTCCCGCCTCTTCCCCCTCGACGTCACGCACGTCTCCACCGCTCCCCAGGGCACCCCAGG GTACGTGGATCCAGAGTATCACCAATGCTACCAGCTCACGGACAAGAGCGACGTGTACAGCTTTGGAGTCGTCCTGGTGGAGCTCATCTCGTCGAAGCCGGCCGTGGACATCACCCGGCAGCGGAACGAGATCAACCTGGCCGGCATGGCCATCAACAGGATCCAGAAGAGCCAGCTCGAGGAGCTCGTGGACCTCGAGCTCGGCTACGAGTCCGACCCGGCGACGAAGAAGATGATGACCATGGTCGCCGAGCTGGCGTTCCGGTGCCTGCAACAGAACGGCGAGATGAGACCGCCGATCAAGGAGGTGCTCGAGGTGCTCAGGGGGATACAGGAACTGTGCGTGGCGGAGAAAGACGGAGGCAAAGACAAGAAGGACCTTGACCCGCCGCTCTCTCCCGACACAGTGCACGTTCAGTGGGATAGCAGGCAGACCACTCCTAACCCCAGCCAGTGA
- the LOC102717106 gene encoding LEAF RUST 10 DISEASE-RESISTANCE LOCUS RECEPTOR-LIKE PROTEIN KINASE-like 2.1: MPPLLFLPLVLVFFAAADASLTACRNATCGAMAVVYPFWLFNSNSPASALDCGYPGLGLRCVNNTLILPFRTHKYRVLAIEYSTHTISITDADMEYSSTNSSCPHLHANLTIDDRSWLQLASSVSNITFLYNCKSNVSWASAWKLSGCAAGSGNSSYVLLDGGVTGEAYGYECETVVMAPVLDAHKKTMAGVFGRLPPENRSFGEVLSAGFQLTYSAHSDKCSKCERTKGWCGYRHNETSTTMDFTCFCEEGSTKSHCGAKGLKRKLYAIAVASSILLLCLLLFASLFTLKKYRSRKISNDAPRIESFLQRNGTIHPKRYTYTQVKKMTKSFAEKLGQGGFGAVYKGSLSDGRQVAVKMLKDPKSDGDDFINEVASISRTSHVNVVTLLGFCLQGSKRALIYEYMTNGSLERYACKKNNSRGGISLTWEKLFDIAVGIARGLEYLHRGCNTRIVHFDIKPHNILLDQKFCPKISDFGMAKLCINKESIISIAGARGTIGYIAPEVYSKQFGAISSRSDVYSYGMMVLEMVGARERNVDANSESSSHYFPQWIYEHLDEYCISTSEMNGETTELVRKMIVVALWCIQVVPTNRPTMTRVIEMLEGSTSGLELPPKVLLSW, encoded by the exons ATGCCTCCTCtgctcttcctccctctcgtGCTCGTCTTCTTCGCCGCAGCCGATGCCTCCCTCACCGCCTGCCGCAACGCCACGTGCGGTGCCATGGCCGTCGTGTACCCGTTCTGGCTGTTCAACAGCAATTCTCCTGCTTCTGCCTTGGACTGTGGCTACCCCGGCCTCGGCCTCCGCTGCGTCAACAACACTCTGATTCTCCCCTTCCGGACGCACAAGTACAGGGTCCTGGCAATCGAATACAGCACACACACCATCTCCATCACCGACGCCGACATGGAATACTCCAGCACAAACAGCAGCTGCCCGCACCTTCACGCCAACCTCACCATCGACGACCGCTCCTGGCTGCAGCTCGCGAGCTCGGTCTCCAACATCACCTTCCTCTACAACTGCAAGAGCAACGTTTCCTGGGCCTCCGCTTGGAAACTATCTGGATGTGCAGCTGGATCAGGGAATAGCTCGTACGTGTTACTGGATGGCGGGGTCACGGGTGAGGCTTACGGTTACGAGTGCGAGACGGTGGTGATGGCGCCGGTGCTGGATGCGCACAAGAAGACCATGGCGGGTGTGTTCGGGAGGCTTCCTCCTGAGAACAGATCATTTGGCGAGGTGCTGAGCGCTGGGTTCCAGCTGACCTACAGCGCTCACTCCGACAAATGCAGCAAATGCGAGCGGACCAAAGGATGGTGCGGCTACCGGCACAACGAGACGTCCACCACCATGGATTTCACCTGTTTCTGCGAGGAAGGCTCGACCAAGAGCCATTGCG GGGCAAAAGGCTTGAAGAGGAAATTAT ATGCAATAGCAGTCGCCTCAAGCATACTTTTGCTATGTCTACTTCTCTTTGCGAGTCTGTTCACTCTCAAGAAGTATAGGTCCAGAAAGATTTCTAACGATGCACCAAGGATTGAGTCCTTCCTACAAAGGAATGGAACCATACATCCAAAAAGATACACTTACACACAAGTCAAAAAGATGACGAAATCTTTTGCTGAAAAGCTAGGTCAAGGTGGATTTGGTGCTGTTTACAAAGGCAGCCTCTCAGATGGCCGTCAGGTTGCAGTCAAGATGCTAAAGGATCCCAAGAGTGATGGGGATGATTTCATTAATGAGGTAGCTAGCATTAGCAGAACTTCTCACGTCAATGTCGTGACTCTCTTGGGATTTTGCTTGCAAGGATCCAAAAGGGCTCTGATCTATGAGTACATGACTAATGGTTCACTTGAAAGATACGCTTGCAAGAAGAATAATTCCAGAGGTGGAATTTCTCTTACTTGggaaaaattatttgatataGCAGTTGGCATTGCTCGAGGACTCGAATATCTACACCGTGGATGCAATACCCGCATCGTTCATTTCGATATTAAGCCCCACAACATTCTACTTgatcaaaaattttgtcctaAGATATCAGATTTTGGAATGGCAAAGCTTTGTATTAATAAAGAGAGCATCATCTCCATTGCTGGTGCAAGAGGCACAATAGGCTACATTGCCCCAGAGGTTTATTCAAAGCAATTTGGAGCAATAAGTAGCAGGTCTGATGTCTATAGTTATGGAATGATGGTTCTTGAGATGGTTGGGGCAAGGGAGAGGAATGTAGATGCAAATAGTGAATCTAGTAGCCACTATTTCCCACAATGGATTTATGAACACCTAGATGAATACTGCATCAGTACTTCTGAGATGAACGGTGAGACCACAGAGCTTGTAAGGAAGATGATAGTGGTTGCTCTGTGGTGCATACAGGTAGTTCCAACTAATCGCCCAACAATGACTAGAGTTATTGAAATGCTAGAAGGTAGCACAAGTGGTCTAGAATTGCCACCAAAAGTGCTATTGAGCTGGTAA
- the LOC102702808 gene encoding LEAF RUST 10 DISEASE-RESISTANCE LOCUS RECEPTOR-LIKE PROTEIN KINASE-like 1.2 isoform X3 translates to MPPLLFLPLVLVFFAAADASLTACRNATCGAMAVAYPFWLINSNSPASALDCGYPGLGLRCVNNTLILPFRTHKYRVLAIEYSTHTISITDADMEYSSTNSSCPHFHANLTIDDSSWLELASSDSNITFLYNCKSDASWASAWKLAGCAAGSENSSYVLLDGGVTGEAYGYECETVVMAPVLDAHKKTMAGVFGRLPPENRSFGEVLSAGFQLTYSAHSDKCSKCERTKGWCGYRHNETSTTMDFTCFCEEGPTKSHCGSKRRTKIIAVAVAIAGTLALVAGATVFVVRKRKYKKVSSSSKLLKYSGSGGTPRSMGAGDMESGSVKDLQTHLFSYEELEEATDSFNDNRELGDGGFGTVYKGILRDGRVVAVKRLYNNSYRRVEQFVNEAAILSRLRHPNLVMFYGCTSSQSRELLLVYEFVANGTVADHLHGQRAQERALSWPLRLSIAVESAAALTYLHAIEPPIVHRDVKTTNILLDSDFHVKVADFGLSRLFPLDVTHVSTAPQGTPGYVDPEYHQCYQLTDKSDVYSFGVVLVELISSKPAVDITRQRNEINLAGMAINRIQKSQLEELVDLELGYESDPATKKMMTMVAELAFRCLQQNGEMRPPIKEVLEVLRGIQELCVAEKDGGKDKKDLDPPLSPDTVHVQWDSRQTTPNPSQ, encoded by the exons ATGCCTCCTCtgctcttcctccctctcgtGCTCGTCTTCTTCGCCGCAGCCGATGCCTCCCTCACCGCCTGCCGCAACGCCACCTGCGGCGCCATGGCCGTCGCGTACCCGTTCTGGCTGATCAACAGCAACTCTCCTGCCTCTGCCCTGGACTGTGGCTACCCCGGCCTCGGCCTCCGCTGCGTCAACAACACTCTGATTCTCCCCTTCCGGACGCACAAGTACAGGGTCCTGGCAATCGAATACAGCACGCACACCATCTCCATCACCGACGCCGATATGGAATACTCCAGCACAAACAGCAGCTGCCCGCACTTTCACGCCAACCTCACCATCGACGACAGCTCCTGGCTGGAGCTCGCGAGCTCGGACTCCAACATCACCTTCCTCTACAACTGCAAGAGCGACGCTTCCTGGGCCTCCGCTTGGAAACTAGCTGGATGTGCAGCTGGATCAGAGAATAGCTCGTACGTGTTACTGGATGGCGGGGTCACGGGTGAGGCTTACGGTTACGAGTGCGAGACGGTGGTGATGGCGCCGGTGCTGGATGCGCACAAGAAGACCATGGCGGGTGTGTTCGGGAGGCTTCCTCCTGAGAACAGATCATTTGGCGAGGTGCTGAGCGCTGGGTTCCAGCTGACCTACAGCGCTCACTCCGACAAATGCAGCAAATGCGAGCGGACCAAAGGATGGTGCGGCTACCGGCACAACGAGACGTCCACCACCATGGATTTCACCTGTTTCTGCGAGGAAGGCCCGACCAAGAGCCATTGCG GATCGAAGAGGAGGACAAAAATAATAG CTGTGGCCGTGGCAATAGCTGGAACTCTCGCTCTTGTTGCAGGAGCAACCGTCTTCGTCGTTCGCAAGAGAAAGTACAAGAAGGTGAGCTCATCTTCCAAGCTCCTCAAGTACAGCGGCTCCGGCGGGACCCCTCGTTCCATGGGCGCCGGCGACATGGAGTCCGGCAGTGTCAAGGACCTGCAGACTCACCTCTTCAGCTACGAGGAGCTCGAGGAGGCCACCGATTCCTTCAATGACAACAGAGagctcggcgatggcggctTCGGGACCGTTTACAAAG GGATTCTTCGAGACGGGCGCGTGGTGGCGGTGAAGCGGCTGTACAACAACAGCTACCGGCGCGTGGAGCAGTTTGTGAACGAGGCGGCGATCCTGTCGCGGCTGCGCCACCCGAACCTGGTGATGTTCTACGGGTGCACGTCCAGCCAGAGCCgcgagctgctgctggtgtACGAGTTCGTCGCCAACGGCACGGTCGCCGACCACCTGCACGGCCAGCGCGCGCAGGAGCGCGCGCTCTCGTGGCCGCTCCGCCTCAGCATCGCCGTCGAgtccgccgcggcgctcaCGTACCTCCACGCCATCGAGCCCCCCATCGTGCACCGCGACGTCAAGACCACCAACATCCTCCTCGACTCCGACTTCCACGTCAAGGTCGCCGACTTCGGCCTCTCCCGCCTCTTCCCCCTCGACGTCACGCACGTCTCCACCGCTCCCCAGGGCACCCCAGG GTACGTGGATCCAGAGTATCACCAATGCTACCAGCTCACGGACAAGAGCGACGTGTACAGCTTTGGAGTCGTCCTGGTGGAGCTCATCTCGTCGAAGCCGGCCGTGGACATCACCCGGCAGCGGAACGAGATCAACCTGGCCGGCATGGCCATCAACAGGATCCAGAAGAGCCAGCTCGAGGAGCTCGTGGACCTCGAGCTCGGCTACGAGTCCGACCCGGCGACGAAGAAGATGATGACCATGGTCGCCGAGCTGGCGTTCCGGTGCCTGCAACAGAACGGCGAGATGAGACCGCCGATCAAGGAGGTGCTCGAGGTGCTCAGGGGGATACAGGAACTGTGCGTGGCGGAGAAAGACGGAGGCAAAGACAAGAAGGACCTTGACCCGCCGCTCTCTCCCGACACAGTGCACGTTCAGTGGGATAGCAGGCAGACCACTCCTAACCCCAGCCAGTGA